From Candidatus Methylomirabilota bacterium, one genomic window encodes:
- the serS gene encoding serine--tRNA ligase, producing MLDIRLIREDPAAVERALATRGAAISLSPVLAADAERRRLLTETEELKAERNRASEAIGQAKRRGEDAQAVTARMREVSDRIKALDLQVKDADARLESLLLEIPNLPHPSVPVGRSADDNVEVRRWGTPRAFEFEPRQHFEIGEALGILDFDRASKIAKARFTVMWGAASRLSRGLAQFMLDLHTREHGFTELWVPHLVNPETMVGVAMLPKFEEQMFKTVEPDAGRTLYMIPTAEVALTALHGGEILPEAELPKRYCAFTPCYRREAGTYGQDTKGMIRQHQFDKVEMVKVTTPAQSYDELETMVRSAETVLQRLQLPYRVMTLCTGDLGFHSAKTYDLEVWLPGQGKYREISSCSNCEAYQARRLDLKYRPTGGARVELCHTLNGSGLAVGRTLIAVLENYQQADGSVTVPAALRPYMGGLERIGPGRA from the coding sequence ATGCTCGACATCAGGCTGATTCGCGAAGATCCGGCCGCGGTGGAGCGCGCGCTCGCGACCCGGGGCGCCGCCATCTCGCTTTCGCCGGTCCTCGCGGCCGACGCCGAGCGCCGCCGCCTCCTGACCGAGACCGAGGAGCTCAAGGCCGAGCGCAATCGCGCGTCGGAGGCGATCGGCCAGGCCAAGCGTCGCGGCGAGGACGCGCAGGCGGTGACCGCGCGGATGCGGGAGGTCTCCGACCGGATCAAGGCGCTGGACCTCCAGGTCAAGGACGCCGACGCGCGGCTCGAGAGCCTGCTGCTCGAGATCCCGAACCTGCCGCACCCGAGCGTGCCGGTGGGCCGCTCGGCCGACGACAACGTCGAGGTGCGCCGCTGGGGGACGCCACGCGCGTTCGAGTTCGAGCCCCGGCAGCACTTCGAGATCGGCGAGGCGCTCGGCATCCTCGACTTCGACCGCGCGAGCAAGATCGCCAAGGCGCGGTTCACCGTGATGTGGGGCGCCGCCTCGCGCCTGAGCCGCGGGCTCGCCCAGTTCATGCTCGACCTGCACACGCGCGAGCACGGCTTCACCGAGCTGTGGGTGCCCCACCTGGTGAATCCCGAGACCATGGTCGGCGTGGCGATGCTGCCGAAGTTCGAGGAGCAGATGTTCAAGACGGTCGAGCCCGACGCGGGGCGCACGCTCTACATGATCCCGACCGCGGAGGTAGCGCTCACCGCGCTCCACGGCGGCGAGATCCTGCCGGAAGCCGAGCTGCCCAAGCGCTACTGCGCTTTCACCCCGTGCTACCGCCGCGAGGCCGGCACCTACGGCCAGGACACGAAGGGCATGATCCGGCAGCACCAGTTCGACAAGGTCGAGATGGTGAAGGTGACCACCCCCGCGCAGTCCTACGACGAGCTGGAGACGATGGTGCGGAGCGCGGAGACGGTGCTGCAGCGGCTTCAGCTACCCTACCGGGTGATGACGCTCTGCACCGGCGACCTGGGCTTCCACTCCGCCAAGACCTACGATCTGGAGGTATGGCTGCCGGGGCAGGGCAAGTATCGTGAGATCTCGTCCTGCTCGAACTGCGAGGCCTACCAGGCGCGCCGGCTCGATCTCAAGTACCGCCCGACGGGCGGCGCGCGCGTGGAGCTGTGCCACACGCTCAACGGGTCCGGCCTCGCGGTCGGGCGGACGCTGATCGCGGTGCTGGAGAACTACCAGCAGGCCGAC